A genomic segment from Ptychodera flava strain L36383 chromosome 8, AS_Pfla_20210202, whole genome shotgun sequence encodes:
- the LOC139139149 gene encoding CUB and sushi domain-containing protein 3-like → MDPLCENICNCTEDSEMVCTPMQCDENASCEIHDGIRQCFCNEDCDGNGFSFNGGWGESSACKQECYDPGTPRFGYQDKRYEYPVCSGTLVSFKCTPGYAQIGSPSVTCKDGVWDPIPECESICCDPGTPDNGYQEDSYEYPVLDDSTVYFHCNDGYALHDTLTEECLHNASTTCMNGEWSDPLPQCRLKCNDPGNPDNGEQVEEPDYPVCSGTIVTFSCHDGYTLVGSETTMCQDGEWVGQLPICEAHCEDPGTPSNGCQLEDYEYPAYSDYVVYFCCNDGYALHDIQTKECLHNASTTCEDGQWSDPLPECLLKCDHPGSPENGELVEEIDFPVCTGTDVTFRCTDGYTLVGKNTITCQDGDWSDPIPVCKAPCEDPGTPQDGYQRDDHEYPVYHDSVVFFCCDNGYALHDKLTKECLQNSSTTCVDGDWSDPLPECLPHCEDPGSLENGEIEEDIEFPVCSGTSVTFSCHDGYTLIGPDTTTCQDGEWSHPVPTCTAHCEDPGTPENGHQMENYEYPVLEDSVVYFGCDDGYALHDYYTKECLQNASTTCSNGDWSDPLPECRLKCDDPGSPQNGELVEEIDFPVCTGTDVTFRCTDGYTLVGKNTITCQDGDWSDPIPVCNAPCDDPGTPQDGYQRDDHEYPVHHDSVVFFCCDDGYALHDKLTKECLQNSSTTCVDGEWSDPLPECLPHCEDPGSLENGQIEEDIEFPVCSGTNITFSCHEGYTLIGTHKTSCQNGEWTHPVPFCEPHCEDPGTPENGYQDGNYEYPVPDETVVKFSCNYGYGLKDPETEACVETYESICDDREWSNSLPLCVRECAEPGQTSAGNVKIYHIVTYMTMLVLVYMSYFSVQ, encoded by the exons ATGGATCCGTTatgtgaaaatatttgtaattgcACAGAGGATAGTGAGATGGTATGCACACCCATGCAGTGTGATGAGAACGCTTCCTGTGAAATACATGATGGTATAAGACAGTGTTTCTGTAATGAGGACTGTGATGGAAATGGATTCAGTTTCAATG GTGGTTGGGGAGAGTCCTCAGCTTGCAAGCAAGAGTGTTATGATCCAGGAACTCCACGGTTTGGGTATCAAGACAAAAGGTATGAGTATCCAGTATGTTCAGGAACCTTGGTGTCATTTAAGTGTACGCCTGGTTATGCACAAATTGGCTCACCCAGTGTGACTTGTAAGGATGGTGTATGGGATCCAATACCGGAATGTGAATCCATATGTTGCGACCCAGGAACACCTGACAATGGATACCAAGAGGACAGCTACGAATACCCTGTACTAGATGACTCTACGGTGTATTTCCATTGTAATGATGGATATGCATTACACGATACTCTAACTGAAGAATGTCTGCACAATGCTAGCACAACCTGTATGAATGGGGAGTGGTCAGATCCACTACCACAGTGTCGACTGAAATGTAACGATCCTGGTAACCCAGATAATGGTGAACAGGTCGAAGAGCCAGATTATCCTGTGTGCTCTGGAACCATTGTGACGTTCAGTTGTCATGATGGGTATACTCTAGTTGGGAGCGAAACAACAATGTGTCAAGATGGCGAATGGGTAGGTCAACTTCCTATCTGTGAAGCCCACTGCGAAGATCCAGGTACACCCTCAAATGGGTGCCAGCTGGAGGATTACGAGTATCCGGCATATAGCGATTatgttgtgtatttttgttgcaACGACGGGTATGCATTACACGATATCCAAACTAAGGAATGTCTACATAATGCAAGCACGACATGTGAAGATGGTCAATGGTCAGACCCACTGCCAGAGTGTCTACTGAAGTGTGACCATCCCGGTAGTCCAGAAAACGGGGAATTGGTAGAGGAGATAGATTTCCCTGTCTGCACTGGAACCGATGTCACGTTCAGATGCACTGATGGCTATACACTTGTAGGCAAAAACACAATTACATGTCAAGATGGAGATTGGAGCGATCCTATTCCCGTATGTAAAGCCCCCTGTGAAGACCCAGGCACTCCTCAAGATGGATATCAGCGAGACGATCACGAGTATCCAGTTTACCATGATTCTGTAGTGTTCTTTTGTTGTGACAATGGTTATGCATTACACGATAAGCTAACTAaagaatgtttacaaaattcGAGTACAACATGTGTAGATGGTGACTGGTCAGATCCTCTGCCTGAGTGTCTTCCTCATTGTGAAGATCCAGGAAGTCTGGAAAACGGTGAAATTGAAGAAGACATAGAGTTTCCTGTCTGCTCTGGAACCAGTGTAACGTTTAGCTGTCATGACGGGTATACACTCATTGGACCTGATACAACTACCTGCCAAGATGGTGAATGGAGCCATCCAGTTCCCACCTGTACAGCCCATTGCGAGGATCCAGGTACACCAGAAAATGGACACCAAATGGAAAATTACGAGTACCCAGTACTTGAAGACTCTGTTGTGTATTTTGGATGTGATGATGGGTATGCATTACACGATTATTACACTAAGGAATGTTTACAAAATGCAAGTACAACATGTTCGAATGGCGATTGGTCAGATCCACTACCAGAGTGTCGACTGAAGTGTGACGATCCCGGCAGTCCACAAAACGGGGAATTGGTAGAGGAGATAGATTTCCCTGTCTGCACTGGAACCGATGTCACGTTCAGATGCACTGATGGCTATACACTTGTAGGCAAAAACACAATTACATGTCAAGATGGAGATTGGAGCGATCCTATTCCCGTATGTAACGCCCCCTGTGATGACCCAGGCACTCCTCAAGATGGATATCAGCGAGACGATCACGAGTATCCAGTTCACCATGATTCTGTGGTGTTCTTTTGTTGTGACGATGGTTATGCATTACACGATAAGCTAACTAaagaatgtttacaaaattcGAGTACAACATGTGTAGATGGTGAATGGTCAGATCCTTTGCCCGAGTGTCTTCCTCATTGTGAAGATCCAGGAAGTCTGGAAAATGGTCAAATTGAAGAAGACATAGAGTTTCCTGTCTGCTCAGGAACCAACATAACGTTTAGCTGTCATGAGGGGTATACACTCATTGGGACACACAAAACTAGTTGTCAAAATGGCGAATGGACCCATCCAGTTCCCTTCTGTGAACCTCATTGTGAAGACCCTGGTACTCCGGAGAACGGATACCAAGATGGAAATTACGAATACCCTGTACCAGATGAAACGGTAGTTAAATTTTCATGTAACTATGGCTACGGCTTGAAAGATCCTGAAACTGAAGCATGCGTTGAAACCTATGAAAGTATCTGTGATGACCGGGAGTGGTCAAACTCCCTTCCTCTTTGCGTCCGGGAATGCGCAGAACCAGGCCAAACATCTGCAGGCAATGtgaaaatatatcacattgtAACATATATGACAATGCTTGTTCTTGTTTATATGTCCTACTTTTCTGTGCAATGA
- the LOC139138083 gene encoding alpha-tectorin-like, whose amino-acid sequence MVVSLHTDFGFYVSFDGKHQVVVKAPADPYKYQVGGLCDHYGKAGSMYVMPGGEETEDVNEFGHSWATEQCDIPTTTPCTPSDGNHKCDIIIDGQGPFKGCHVINEHESYYQSCLTDYCAIGDYCSAIEAYQRRCRDLGLPVEEWRDEDTCPVICAEGREYSSCGPPCTNTCVKLDASENCPITDCMEGCFCPDGTVLDGNECIEPADCGCTVDGRYFSVSILR is encoded by the exons ATGGTGGTA TCTCTTCACACTGATTTTGGTTTCTATGTAAGCTTTGATGGTAAACACCAAGTGGTTGTCAAGGCACCGGCTGATCCTTACAAATATCAAGTTGGCGGTCTCTGTGATCACTATGGAAAAGCTGGATCCATGTATGTTATGCCAGGTGGCGAAGAG ACAGAGGATGTCAACGAGTTTGGTCATAGCTGGGCAACTGAACAATGTGATATACCAACTACAACTCCATGTACACCGTCTGATGGTAACCACAAATGTGACATCATAATAGATGGCCAAG GTCCCTTCAAAGGGTGTCATGTAATTAATGAGCACGAATCGTACTACCAATCATGTCTGACTGACTACTGCGCTATTGGGGATTATTGCTCCGCTATCGAAGCATACCAACGCCGATGCAGAGATCTGGGACTTCCCGTTGAAGAATGGAGAGATGAAGATACATGTC CTGTGATATGTGCAGAAGGCAGAGAGTATAGTTCCTGTGGACCTCCATGTACGAACACCTGTGTGAAGCTTGACGCCAGTGAGAACTGTCCAATCACTGACTGCATGGAGGGGTGTTTCTGTCCGGATGGCACTGTACTCGATGGTAATGAATGCATCGAACCAGCTGACTGTGGATGCACTGTGGATGGGCGCTATTTTTCTGTAAGTATATTACGCTAA
- the LOC139138084 gene encoding uncharacterized protein, protein MAQTRLKLVTLVSVIITASVQADVIGVRLNNNGRCLITDTQYVLGQVSSAHPNAESRVGCPAGTIATSCQCDATLNGCKSAWFYENNQCVALNHGRNHIGTMANVTCVEFTCDNNYRVQMETFESHDVGYPSVQCPSWMKRIGCYVRISSKLGTTIYGQGKIKGNTCQCGPSTDNEETCSAFVQCQAVYKNEFTDVAIEERCVDYITISWSMEGDPTDVPGYAITIDPATVEGQNSIPLQGEELLNELYDPSTGRMVYTIASLEAGLLYRICVNLLDSSCGVTDRISLLSDDICQQTGNPCENGGTCCDDGEGYVCHCTEKYTGIHCEDQINPCDPNPCQNGGMCVRQGEGFDCSCPVGYDGEICEELVLVPVDSETIEVLALCTSATIRWQESGVGLAPERYEVEGSQLSGSERHVLCASEHPVTSCVATDLARDATYLFGVVSIAGTERAESDVESFTMAGE, encoded by the exons ATGGCGCAAACACGTCTCAAGTTGGTTACTCTTGTTAGCGTGATCATAACGGCTTCAG TTCAAGCTGACGTCATCGGTGTTCGCCTTAACAACAATGGCAGGTGTTTGATAACAG ATACGCAGTATGTCCTTGGGCAGGTGTCCTCTGCACACCCGAACGCCGAGTCACGCGTTGGTTGCCCCGCAGGCACCATAGCAACGTCGTGCCAGTGCGATGCCACACTAAATGGTTGCAAAAGTGCCTGGTTCTATGAAAACAATCAATGTGTAGCGTTAAATCATGGAAGGAATCATATTGGTACCATG GCCAATGTGACCTGTGTTGAGTTTACCTGTGATAACAACTACCGCGTGCAAATGGAGACGTTTGAAAGCCATGATGTCGGTTATCCAAGCGTTCAATGTCCTAGCTGGATGAAACGTATCGGTTGTTACGTCAGAATCTC GTCAAAATTGGGAACCACTATCTACGGCCAGGGTAAAATCAAGGGAAACACATGTCAATGCGGCCCcagtacagataatgaagaaacTTGCTCGGCCTTTGTCCAATGTCAAG CTGTCTATAAAAATGAGTTCACGGACGTTGCCATTGAAGAAAGGTGTGTCGATTACATAACTATTAGTTGGTCAATGGAAGGTGACCCAACCGACGTACCAGGCTATGCGATCACGATAGATCCTGCCACAGTAGAAGGACAAAATTCAATCCCGCTTCAAGGCGAAGAACTACTGAACGAATTGTACGATCCTTCAACTGGCCGGATGGTTTACACAATAGCTTCTCTAGAAGCGGGGCTTCTCTATAGAATCTGTGTGAATCTCTTGGATAGCTCGTGTGGAGTGACTGACAGAATAAGCTTATTAAGTG ATGACATCTGTCAACAAACAGGCAATCCCTGTGAAAATGGCGGGACGTGCTGTGACGACGGGGAAGGCTACGTATGTCACTGTACAGAAAAATACACGGGCATCCATTGCGAGGATCAAATTAATCCATGTGATCCTAATCCTTGCCAGAATGGTGGAATGTGCGTACGTCAAGGGGAAGGTTTTGATTGTAGCTGCCCGGTGGGTTACGATGGCGAGATCTGCGAAGAAT TGGTGTTGGTTCCCGTTGACAGTGAAACCATAGAAGTGCTCGCTCTCTGCACGTCAGCTACAATTCGATGGCAGGAAAGTGGGGTCGGTTTAGCTCCGGAAAGATACGAAGTCGAGGGAAGTCAACTCTCGGGAAGTGAAAGACACGTTTTGTGTGCCAGTGAACATCCAGTCACATCATGTGTCGCGACAGACTTAGCGCGGGATGCGACGTATCTCTTTGGTGTAGTGAGTATCGCTGGAACAGAGCGAGCTGAGTCTGATGTAGAATCGTTTACCATGGCGGGTGAGTGA